The proteins below are encoded in one region of Aquisphaera giovannonii:
- a CDS encoding TPM domain-containing protein: MLKRTWLYAIALTAVPFFAGSRAEASEIRDKAGMFSAGAVRKATAELDRAEQRSGVSVVIETIESLPNVAANAPEAARRNAVQELADRRAREIGHEGVYWLISQKDRVYSEPLVKERYASLLPRSTRQAVGNALVSEFKKQRFDDGLLAAVGEMTQSLSSHAAAPAAVPGRRLVPGAAANHGVPDRAPRFGIGSLLFIGLAIFGVLLLFRVIGGMFRGASSMGGGMGGPGYGPGPGPGYGAGPGYGYGGGYGRGGGFFSNMLGGLGGALAGNWLYDQFSGRHGSGHVDASSYMNPGETQYTGIPDDGGDNFVGGDDNGGMGGSWGEAGDAGGGSWGDSGGGGGWFGGGGDSGGSWGGGDGGGDWGGGGGDAGGGW, encoded by the coding sequence ACCGCCGTGCCCTTCTTCGCGGGCTCCCGGGCAGAGGCGTCCGAGATCCGCGACAAGGCGGGGATGTTCAGCGCCGGGGCCGTCCGCAAGGCGACCGCGGAGCTCGACCGCGCCGAACAACGTTCGGGCGTCTCGGTGGTGATCGAGACGATCGAATCGCTGCCCAACGTCGCCGCCAACGCGCCGGAGGCCGCGAGGCGGAACGCCGTGCAGGAGCTGGCGGACCGTCGCGCCCGCGAGATTGGCCACGAGGGCGTCTACTGGCTGATCTCCCAGAAAGACCGCGTCTACTCCGAGCCGCTGGTGAAGGAACGCTATGCGTCCCTCTTGCCCCGCTCGACGAGGCAAGCGGTGGGCAACGCCCTCGTGTCCGAGTTCAAGAAGCAGCGCTTCGACGACGGCCTGCTGGCCGCGGTGGGCGAGATGACGCAGTCGCTCTCGAGCCACGCCGCCGCGCCCGCGGCGGTCCCCGGCCGTAGGCTCGTCCCCGGCGCCGCCGCGAACCACGGCGTGCCGGACCGGGCCCCGCGGTTCGGGATCGGCTCGCTCCTGTTCATCGGCCTGGCGATCTTCGGGGTCCTGCTGCTCTTCCGCGTCATCGGCGGCATGTTCCGCGGCGCTTCCTCGATGGGCGGCGGCATGGGCGGCCCCGGCTACGGCCCCGGCCCGGGCCCCGGCTATGGAGCGGGCCCCGGATACGGCTACGGCGGCGGCTACGGCCGCGGCGGCGGGTTCTTCTCGAACATGCTCGGCGGCCTCGGCGGTGCCCTGGCGGGCAACTGGCTCTATGACCAGTTCTCCGGCCGGCACGGCTCCGGCCACGTCGACGCCTCGTCCTACATGAACCCCGGCGAAACCCAGTACACCGGCATCCCCGACGACGGCGGCGACAACTTCGTCGGCGGCGACGACAACGGCGGCATGGGCGGCTCCTGGGGCGAGGCCGGCGACGCCGGCGGCGGGAGCTGGGGCGACTCCGGCGGCGGTGGAGGCTGGTTCGGCGGCGGTGGCGATAGCGGCGGGAGCTGGGGCGGCGGAGATGGCGGCGGCGACTGGGGCGGCGGTGGCGGCGACGCCGGCGGCGGCTGGTGA
- the accC gene encoding acetyl-CoA carboxylase biotin carboxylase subunit, with product MFQRILVANRGEIALRVIRACKELGVEVVAVYSQADRDAPYLELADRAICIGKAPSVDSYLNIPRLIAAAEVADVQAIHPGYGFLSENPQFAEICRSCNFEFIGPPHEAIRKMGLKTEAKAIAAEAKVACVPGSDGAVADDAEALRLARAIGFPVLIKAAAGGGGKGMRVCRDESSLAGALQMARNEASAAFKNPSVYLEKFIDRPRHVEIQILADAHGNVVHCWDRDCSLQRRHQKLVEEATASTLPDSVRAKIGEAAVRLAKTVGYVNAGTCEFLVDPDDNFYFIEVNARIQVEHPVTEMVTGIDLVQQQIRIAAGEPLPFRQQDIVTRGHAFECRINSEDPDNDFRPSPGRITALKIPGGPGVRWDSHAQAGYTVPPNYDSLVGKLIVHGATRDAAAARMRRALDELVIEGVKTTIPLHQRVFRNPDFLAGRVDTTWVERVLMPSSAGRQAQPA from the coding sequence ATGTTCCAGCGCATCCTGGTCGCGAATCGTGGCGAGATCGCCCTCCGGGTGATCCGGGCCTGCAAGGAGCTCGGCGTCGAGGTCGTCGCCGTCTATTCGCAGGCGGACCGCGACGCGCCCTACCTCGAGCTGGCCGACCGGGCCATCTGCATCGGCAAGGCCCCCAGCGTCGACAGCTACCTGAACATCCCCCGGCTGATCGCCGCCGCCGAGGTCGCCGACGTCCAGGCCATCCACCCCGGCTACGGCTTCCTCAGCGAGAACCCGCAGTTCGCCGAGATCTGCCGGAGCTGCAACTTCGAGTTCATCGGCCCGCCCCACGAGGCCATCCGCAAGATGGGCCTGAAGACCGAGGCCAAGGCCATCGCCGCCGAGGCCAAGGTCGCCTGCGTCCCCGGCTCCGACGGCGCCGTGGCCGACGACGCCGAGGCCCTCCGCCTCGCCCGCGCCATCGGCTTCCCCGTCCTCATCAAGGCGGCCGCCGGCGGCGGCGGCAAGGGCATGCGCGTCTGCCGCGACGAGTCGAGCCTCGCCGGCGCCCTCCAGATGGCCCGCAACGAGGCCTCCGCCGCCTTCAAGAACCCGAGCGTCTACCTCGAGAAGTTCATCGACCGCCCGCGGCACGTCGAGATCCAGATCCTCGCCGACGCCCACGGCAACGTCGTGCACTGCTGGGACCGCGACTGCTCCCTCCAGCGGCGGCACCAGAAGCTCGTCGAGGAGGCCACCGCCTCCACCCTGCCCGACTCCGTCCGCGCCAAGATCGGCGAGGCCGCCGTCCGCCTGGCGAAGACCGTCGGCTACGTCAACGCCGGCACCTGCGAGTTCCTCGTGGATCCCGACGACAACTTCTACTTCATCGAAGTGAACGCCCGGATCCAGGTCGAGCACCCGGTCACCGAGATGGTGACAGGCATCGACCTCGTCCAGCAGCAGATCCGGATCGCCGCCGGCGAGCCCCTGCCGTTCCGCCAGCAGGACATCGTCACCCGCGGCCACGCCTTCGAGTGCCGGATCAATTCCGAGGATCCGGACAACGACTTCCGCCCCAGCCCAGGGCGGATCACCGCCCTGAAGATCCCCGGCGGCCCGGGCGTCCGCTGGGACTCCCACGCCCAGGCCGGCTACACCGTCCCGCCGAACTACGACTCGCTCGTCGGCAAGCTGATCGTCCACGGCGCGACCCGCGACGCGGCCGCCGCCCGCATGCGGAGGGCGCTCGACGAGCTCGTCATCGAGGGCGTGAAGACCACCATACCCCTCCACCAGCGGGTCTTCCGCAACCCCGACTTCCTCGCCGGCCGCGTCGACACGACCTGGGTCGAGCGCGTGCTCATGCCCAGCTCCGCCGGCCGCCAGGCCCAGCCCGCCTGA
- a CDS encoding M24 family metallopeptidase, whose amino-acid sequence MERIPRRRESLRRKLAEGDLDALLVTSETNVSYLSGFTGDSSVMLLGRDGDGDVILSDGRFTTQIEQECPGLTAIIRPATQTMVQAVAEAAKARGIRRLGFESAALTVAEFDKLREALKEDAALRPTAELVEDLRQIKDESEVAAIREAIAFAEGAFTAVRAGLKPGMTEKQAADRIESEMRRLGATGASFPPIVAVGLRAALPHARPTEGAKIGDAPFVLIDWGATGRPYKSDLTRMVVTGKVTPEFETVYRTVLEAQERAIRSIRPGARAHDVDAEARSVIEDAGFGRFFDHGLGHGVGMEIHEAPRLRRQSETLLKPGMIFTVEPGIYLPEWGGVRIEDDVLVTPEGCEVLSHLPKAIDTVCL is encoded by the coding sequence ATGGAACGGATCCCCCGACGGCGCGAGTCCCTCCGGCGAAAGCTCGCCGAGGGCGACCTCGACGCCCTGCTCGTGACCTCGGAGACGAACGTCTCGTACCTGTCGGGGTTCACCGGCGACTCCTCCGTCATGCTGCTCGGCCGCGATGGTGACGGCGACGTGATCCTCTCCGACGGCCGGTTCACGACCCAGATCGAGCAGGAATGCCCGGGGCTGACGGCGATCATCCGGCCCGCGACGCAGACGATGGTGCAGGCCGTCGCCGAGGCGGCGAAGGCTCGCGGGATCCGCCGACTCGGCTTCGAGTCCGCCGCGCTCACCGTGGCCGAGTTCGACAAGCTCCGCGAGGCCCTGAAGGAGGACGCCGCCCTCCGCCCCACGGCGGAGCTCGTCGAGGACCTCCGCCAGATCAAGGACGAGTCCGAGGTCGCCGCCATCCGCGAGGCGATCGCCTTCGCGGAGGGGGCCTTCACGGCCGTCCGCGCGGGGCTGAAGCCCGGGATGACGGAGAAGCAGGCCGCCGACCGGATCGAGTCCGAGATGCGGCGGCTCGGCGCGACCGGCGCGAGCTTCCCGCCGATCGTCGCGGTCGGCCTCCGGGCCGCCCTGCCCCACGCCCGGCCGACCGAGGGGGCGAAGATCGGCGACGCCCCGTTCGTGCTCATCGACTGGGGGGCGACCGGCCGGCCGTACAAGAGCGACTTGACGCGCATGGTGGTTACCGGTAAGGTCACTCCGGAATTCGAAACCGTCTATCGAACCGTCCTGGAGGCCCAGGAGCGGGCGATCCGCTCGATCCGGCCCGGGGCCCGTGCCCACGACGTGGATGCCGAAGCCCGCTCCGTCATCGAGGACGCGGGTTTCGGCCGTTTTTTTGATCATGGGCTCGGCCACGGGGTGGGCATGGAGATCCACGAGGCGCCCCGGCTGCGGAGGCAGTCGGAGACCCTCTTGAAGCCCGGCATGATCTTCACGGTCGAGCCGGGAATCTACCTGCCCGAGTGGGGCGGGGTCCGCATCGAGGACGATGTCCTGGTGACCCCGGAGGGCTGCGAGGTCCTCTCCCACCTCCCCAAGGCGATCGATACGGTTTGTCTCTAA
- the accB gene encoding acetyl-CoA carboxylase biotin carboxyl carrier protein: MAENAADPGGPLDVQKIHYLVRLMKRYDITDLNINDGPLQVRLRRRGHEPAPAAQHLPGMLHYPAAFAPPPAAPAPAAPAAPAAPAPAAPQGILIKSPMVGTYYASSAPDTPVFVNVGSSIQPDTTVCIIEAMKVFTDIPAGVSGTIAEILVKNGQAVEFDQPLFRVNPA; the protein is encoded by the coding sequence ATGGCGGAGAATGCGGCCGATCCCGGCGGTCCTCTGGACGTCCAGAAGATCCACTACCTCGTCCGCCTCATGAAGCGGTACGACATCACCGACCTGAACATCAACGACGGGCCGCTCCAGGTCCGGCTCCGTCGCCGGGGCCACGAGCCGGCCCCGGCGGCCCAGCACCTGCCCGGCATGCTCCACTACCCGGCCGCCTTCGCCCCGCCCCCCGCCGCGCCGGCACCCGCCGCGCCGGCGGCCCCGGCCGCCCCGGCGCCCGCCGCGCCGCAGGGCATCCTCATCAAGAGCCCGATGGTCGGCACCTACTACGCCTCCAGCGCGCCGGACACCCCGGTGTTCGTCAACGTCGGCTCGTCCATCCAGCCGGATACGACCGTCTGCATCATCGAGGCGATGAAGGTCTTCACCGACATCCCCGCCGGCGTCTCGGGCACCATCGCCGAAATCCTCGTGAAGAACGGCCAGGCCGTCGAGTTCGACCAGCCGCTCTTCCGCGTCAATCCCGCCTGA
- a CDS encoding 3-keto-disaccharide hydrolase: MRSPILRRLTGLAALSTLTLAVGTLLGADDPEMKCLFDGQSAKGWILCDGKPLAKEFVQPDGLNPHGTGSYLVVHEAKAADFVLDFDYKLSPGCNSGVFIRTSDLKDPVMTGIEIAIDDTTGTGMHDPGALYDLVPPKSNAQKPAGEWNHMTITCKGPHVAVVLNGTEVSSANLDEWTTPGKRPDGSDHKFAGVAIGKLPREGYFGFQDHGKDCWYRNIKLKTL, from the coding sequence ATGCGATCCCCCATCCTCCGCCGCCTGACCGGCCTGGCGGCCCTCTCCACGCTCACGCTCGCCGTCGGCACCCTCCTGGGCGCGGATGACCCGGAGATGAAGTGCCTCTTCGACGGCCAGAGCGCCAAAGGCTGGATCCTCTGCGACGGCAAGCCGCTGGCGAAGGAGTTCGTCCAGCCCGACGGCCTGAACCCGCACGGCACGGGATCCTACCTCGTCGTCCATGAGGCGAAGGCCGCCGACTTCGTGCTCGACTTCGACTACAAGCTCTCGCCTGGCTGCAACTCCGGCGTCTTCATCCGGACGTCGGACCTGAAGGACCCGGTGATGACGGGCATCGAGATCGCCATCGACGACACGACCGGGACCGGGATGCACGACCCCGGCGCGCTCTACGACCTGGTCCCCCCGAAGTCCAACGCCCAGAAGCCGGCCGGCGAGTGGAACCACATGACGATCACGTGCAAGGGGCCGCACGTCGCGGTCGTCCTCAACGGCACCGAAGTCAGCTCGGCCAACCTGGACGAGTGGACGACCCCGGGCAAGCGGCCCGACGGCTCGGACCACAAGTTCGCCGGCGTGGCCATCGGCAAGCTCCCCCGCGAGGGTTACTTCGGCTTCCAGGACCACGGCAAGGACTGCTGGTACAGGAACATCAAGCTGAAGACGCTCTGA
- a CDS encoding 6-phosphofructokinase, protein MNVGLLTGGGDCPGLNAVIRAVVRRVAAAGGRCTGILEGWRGLIREMTVPLTVAETHGIVGLGGTILGSSRTNPYKNPETDVASVRAHFEALGLDALVAVGGDDTLGVALRLHKDFRFPVVGVPKTIDNDLDAADFSFGFDTAVNIVVEAADRLRTTGESHRRVMVLETMGRRCGWIACYAGMAAGADYILVPEVPVDLGRMLDSLARRRQAGRHSALVVVAEGARLEGPADPACYPPRDAPGMPRPEGIGASVAWIIENRARVETRTLVLGHMQRGGIPTAADRVLATRLGLAAADLALRRRFGTLLTHRGGQIAEAPLTAENIGPRSLDLAYYDAAAASFA, encoded by the coding sequence ATGAACGTCGGACTCCTGACTGGCGGCGGCGACTGCCCGGGGCTCAACGCGGTCATCCGCGCCGTGGTCCGGCGGGTCGCGGCGGCCGGCGGGCGCTGCACGGGGATCCTCGAGGGCTGGCGCGGCCTCATCCGCGAGATGACCGTCCCCCTCACGGTCGCCGAGACCCACGGGATCGTCGGCCTCGGCGGGACGATCCTCGGCTCGTCCCGGACGAACCCCTACAAGAACCCGGAGACGGACGTCGCCTCCGTCCGCGCCCATTTCGAGGCGCTGGGGCTGGACGCCCTGGTCGCCGTCGGGGGCGACGACACCCTGGGCGTGGCCCTCCGGCTGCACAAGGACTTCCGATTCCCGGTCGTGGGGGTCCCCAAGACCATCGACAACGACCTCGACGCGGCCGACTTCTCCTTCGGCTTCGACACCGCCGTGAACATCGTCGTCGAGGCGGCCGACCGGCTCCGGACCACGGGCGAGAGCCACCGCCGCGTCATGGTGCTGGAGACCATGGGCCGCCGTTGCGGCTGGATCGCCTGCTACGCGGGGATGGCGGCGGGGGCCGACTACATCCTCGTGCCCGAGGTCCCCGTCGACCTCGGCCGGATGCTCGACTCGCTCGCCAGGCGCCGCCAGGCGGGCCGGCATTCCGCCCTCGTCGTGGTCGCCGAGGGGGCCCGCCTGGAGGGCCCCGCCGACCCCGCCTGCTATCCGCCCCGCGACGCCCCGGGCATGCCCCGGCCGGAAGGCATCGGGGCCTCCGTCGCGTGGATCATCGAGAACCGGGCGCGCGTCGAGACGCGGACGCTCGTGCTGGGCCACATGCAGCGAGGCGGCATCCCGACCGCCGCCGACCGCGTGCTGGCGACCCGCCTGGGGCTCGCCGCGGCCGACCTCGCCCTCCGGCGGCGGTTCGGCACGCTGCTGACCCACCGCGGCGGCCAGATCGCGGAGGCGCCCCTCACCGCCGAGAACATCGGCCCCCGCTCCCTCGACCTGGCCTACTACGACGCGGCCGCCGCCTCGTTCGCCTGA